A genomic region of Stenotrophomonas sp. NA06056 contains the following coding sequences:
- a CDS encoding arsenate reductase ArsC — MTPQRILFLCTGNSARSVLAEATLRTWAGHRFEVFSAGSQPTGEVNPFALAQLQAEGIATAGLRSKSWDEFADGAPMDLVITVCDAAAAEACPVVFGDFVRTHWGLPDPAAVEGSADDKAAAFAQAHAIVKARLLALLALPAATWSDRGQLKDALDRIGFVQAEDGQA; from the coding sequence GTGACCCCCCAACGCATCCTGTTCCTGTGCACGGGCAATTCCGCCCGCAGTGTTCTTGCCGAAGCCACGCTGCGGACGTGGGCCGGCCACCGCTTCGAGGTGTTCAGCGCCGGCAGTCAGCCAACCGGCGAGGTCAATCCATTCGCCCTGGCCCAACTGCAGGCCGAGGGCATCGCCACCGCAGGCCTGCGCAGCAAATCGTGGGACGAGTTCGCTGATGGCGCGCCGATGGACCTGGTGATCACCGTCTGCGATGCCGCGGCCGCCGAGGCGTGCCCGGTGGTGTTCGGCGACTTCGTGCGTACGCACTGGGGCTTGCCCGATCCAGCCGCCGTCGAGGGCAGCGCCGATGACAAGGCGGCGGCGTTCGCGCAGGCACATGCGATCGTCAAGGCACGGTTGCTGGCCCTGCTGGCATTGCCCGCTGCCACCTGGTCCGACCGCGGGCAGTTGAAAGACGCGCTGGATCGCATTGGTTTCGTGCAAGCCGAAGACGGCCAGGCGTGA
- a CDS encoding metalloregulator ArsR/SmtB family transcription factor, translated as METKNAIAALTALGHATRLAAFRLLVEAGPAGRMAGDIGTALQVPPATLSFHLKELLQAGLVESESQGRNVCYRANFSAMTGLIDYLTRNCCAGSPDPACSPTSPDCAC; from the coding sequence ATGGAAACAAAGAATGCAATCGCCGCCCTCACCGCGCTTGGCCATGCCACACGCCTGGCCGCCTTCCGCTTGCTGGTGGAAGCCGGCCCGGCCGGCCGCATGGCCGGCGACATCGGCACCGCCCTGCAGGTGCCACCGGCCACGCTCAGCTTCCATCTGAAGGAGCTGCTGCAGGCCGGGCTGGTCGAGAGCGAGAGTCAGGGCCGCAATGTCTGCTACCGCGCCAACTTCAGTGCCATGACCGGCCTGATCGATTACCTCACCCGCAACTGCTGCGCAGGCTCGCCCGACCCGGCCTGCAGCCCCACGTCCCCTGATTGCGCCTGCTGA
- the arsB gene encoding ACR3 family arsenite efflux transporter: protein MGLFERYLTLWVALCIVAGTLLGHALPHPFAALASAEVAKVNLPIAVLIWLMIIPMLLRVDFSAMRQLGQHWKGIGVTLFINWAVKPFSMALLGWFFLRHVFADALPPAQVDSYIAGLILLAAAPCTAMVFVWSNLCRGDANFTLSQVALNDAIMVVAYAPVVALLLGLSAISVPWDTLLLSVSLYIIAPVLLAALLRRWLLARSGEAGLQSALRKLGPVSLLALLLTLVLLFGFQGEQIVRQPLVIAILAVPILIQVYFNSGLAYLLNRRLGVAHCVAGPSALIGASNFFELAVATAVGLFGVHSGAALATVVGVLIEVPVMLSVVRIVNASRGWYERR from the coding sequence ATGGGGTTGTTCGAGCGCTACCTGACCCTGTGGGTGGCGCTGTGCATCGTCGCCGGCACCCTGCTTGGCCACGCCCTGCCGCACCCATTTGCAGCGCTGGCCTCGGCGGAGGTGGCCAAGGTCAACCTGCCCATTGCGGTACTGATCTGGCTGATGATCATTCCGATGCTGCTGCGGGTCGACTTCAGTGCGATGCGCCAGCTCGGCCAGCATTGGAAAGGCATCGGGGTGACGTTGTTCATCAACTGGGCGGTCAAGCCGTTCTCGATGGCACTGCTGGGCTGGTTCTTCCTGCGCCACGTGTTTGCCGATGCGCTGCCCCCCGCACAGGTCGACAGTTACATCGCCGGGCTGATCCTGCTGGCGGCAGCGCCCTGCACCGCGATGGTCTTCGTGTGGAGCAATCTGTGCCGCGGCGATGCCAACTTCACCCTCAGCCAGGTGGCGTTGAACGACGCGATCATGGTGGTGGCGTATGCACCGGTGGTGGCGCTGCTGCTGGGCCTGTCGGCGATCAGCGTGCCGTGGGACACGCTGCTGCTGTCGGTGTCGCTGTACATCATCGCGCCGGTGCTGTTGGCCGCACTGCTGCGGCGCTGGCTGCTGGCACGCAGCGGGGAAGCTGGCCTGCAGTCCGCGCTGCGAAAGCTGGGACCCGTCTCGCTGCTGGCCTTGCTGCTGACGCTGGTGCTGCTGTTCGGCTTCCAGGGCGAGCAGATCGTGCGGCAGCCGCTGGTCATCGCCATCCTGGCGGTGCCAATCCTGATCCAGGTGTACTTCAACTCAGGGCTGGCCTACCTGCTCAACCGACGCCTGGGCGTCGCGCACTGCGTGGCCGGTCCTTCGGCGCTGATCGGGGCCAGCAACTTCTTTGAGCTGGCCGTGGCCACCGCCGTGGGCCTGTTCGGCGTGCACTCCGGCGCAGCGCTGGCGACGGTGGTCGGCGTGCTGATCGAAGTGCCGGTGATGTTGTCGGTGGTGCGCATCGTCAATGCGTCGCGCGGGTGGTATGAGCGGCGCTGA